Proteins encoded within one genomic window of Halobacteroides halobius DSM 5150:
- a CDS encoding S41 family peptidase, with protein MFKRKRLLGLSLILVMLFAAGTVGFFFHKAQANADVSLSQSQTQQLNPIQKLFLVLDVVKRSYVEKPDNDKLLTGAINGMLKSLDDPYTVYLSAQEYKEMKQGFSGEYSGIGIVITMKNNQLTIISPIKGTPGDKSGLQAGDLIMTVNGKATKEMTMTEAVKLMKGPAGTKVQLGIKRKLENDKDKKQPKFKEFKVDITRAEVEVPFVTSKLKKDHIGYIRISQFIQGAGQKVATRIDKLHKQGAKAFILDLRNNPGGLLQEAANVSSNFLNQGPVVTIKGRNGQKQTIGLSDQINNIDAPLVVLVNGGSASASEIVTGAVQDYNRGVVIGEQTFGKGVVQSVVPLPDGSAIKLTTARYYTPDGRYIHHKGIKPDITIEQNLKTKVDEQLQRAIKVLQQKLK; from the coding sequence ATGTTTAAGAGAAAGAGGCTTTTAGGACTTAGCTTGATTTTGGTGATGTTATTTGCTGCAGGAACAGTGGGCTTTTTCTTTCATAAAGCTCAAGCTAATGCAGATGTGAGTTTGTCTCAAAGTCAGACTCAGCAATTAAATCCTATCCAAAAGTTATTCTTAGTTTTAGATGTAGTTAAAAGAAGTTATGTAGAAAAACCAGATAATGATAAGTTATTAACTGGTGCTATTAATGGTATGCTAAAATCTTTAGATGACCCTTATACAGTTTATTTATCAGCTCAAGAATATAAAGAAATGAAGCAGGGTTTCTCTGGTGAGTACAGTGGAATTGGAATTGTAATAACAATGAAGAATAATCAGTTAACAATTATATCTCCAATTAAAGGAACCCCAGGAGATAAGTCAGGTTTGCAAGCTGGGGATCTGATAATGACTGTTAATGGTAAGGCAACTAAAGAAATGACTATGACAGAAGCTGTAAAGTTAATGAAAGGGCCTGCGGGAACTAAAGTACAATTGGGAATTAAACGTAAATTAGAGAATGATAAAGATAAGAAACAACCTAAATTTAAGGAGTTTAAGGTAGATATTACTAGAGCAGAAGTAGAAGTTCCATTTGTAACTTCTAAACTAAAAAAAGACCACATAGGTTATATTAGAATTAGTCAATTTATTCAAGGTGCTGGTCAAAAGGTTGCTACTAGAATAGATAAGCTACATAAGCAAGGAGCTAAGGCTTTTATTCTGGATCTAAGAAATAATCCGGGGGGATTATTACAGGAAGCAGCTAACGTATCTAGTAATTTCCTTAATCAGGGACCAGTTGTAACAATTAAAGGGCGTAACGGTCAAAAACAAACTATAGGATTATCTGATCAGATTAATAATATAGATGCTCCATTAGTAGTACTGGTTAATGGTGGAAGTGCTAGTGCTTCTGAGATTGTAACAGGAGCAGTTCAGGATTATAATCGTGGAGTAGTAATTGGAGAACAGACATTTGGTAAAGGGGTTGTGCAAAGTGTTGTACCATTACCAGATGGATCGGCTATAAAACTAACTACCGCTCGATATTATACTCCAGATGGCCGCTATATTCATCATAAAGGGATTAAACCAGATATTACAATAGAACAGAATCTAAAAACTAAAGTAGATGAGCAATTACAAAGAGCAATTAAAGTATTACAGCAAAAACTAAAATAG
- the nrdD gene encoding anaerobic ribonucleoside-triphosphate reductase: MKINYIKKRDDRKVPFEKEKIETAILKAMKAVDRDNKQIAQEVTEEVLSYLKIIAKSNSIPTVEQIQDLVEKSLIEKGEAEIAKSYILYREQHARLRHTEELFSDAINAIDSYLDRSDWKVNENSNMGYSLQGLNNHISSEVTAQYWLQEIYPQEIRTEHKSGSLHIHDLGNLAVYCCGWNLKDLLLNGFGGVSTKVESNPPKHFRTALLQTVNFFYTLQGEAAGAQALSNFDTYLAPFIHYDDLSYEEVKQGMQEFIYNLNVPTRVGFQTPFTNITMDLNVPQMMKDEPVIIGGEYQDETYGEFEVELDMFNKAFAEVMLEGDKKGRVFSFPIPTYNITDDFNWDNEVLEPVWEMTAKYGIPYFCLDEDTNIITNNGIKKVKDLNIDTDKVLGEDNKFYEVTNYFKNEHSEYIKIETKNNNTIKSSKNHKFPTNNGLKKAIDLSLNDKLYEHKTELVFENGFKLSYKNQSYFDIYDKNDNKITFENINKENIQEFYYLKPTVREMKSLSDFNYPKNRYQTTLKEIDIPKELDTDIFEIIGELLGDGYLPKNKNSIRLTSNDDEIINFFSETIKYKFGLDTKICQAGNSDTCLEANVNSAMLKSYLQHLGLKFGIGSEKEIPSIVYHRSDAEISALLRGLFDTDGSITINNNGNPNISLVLKNHKLLQQVLELLMFLGIVASYKDTDDKYGKINIHGSKNINLFKEKIGFRINRKNNRLQKNKKKQTVLGDKIITKEQSFEMFGNDHRQYYDKEMFRIKENGNGIYLFTAEFNKYKNKVDISNLKLINNTLKSVDITVNSNSHLFTLSNGIITHNSNMVNSDVNPEDVRSMCCRLRLSNKELRKRGGALFGSNPMTGSIGVVTINMPRIGYLAEDKEEFIKRVYELMDIAQESLEIKRKVLERLTDNGLYPYSKFYLRGIKERFDEYWKNHFNTIGLNGMNEALLNFMGQDIASEEGRQFAIEVMEAMRERLVDYQEETGNIYNLEATPAEGTSYRFANLDKQKFGADIICANQERVRNEDADPYYTNSTQLPVGHTTDIFEAFQLQDPLQKRYNGGCIEKGNKVLTDKGSMKIENIVNNYEDLKPIKALSYNPDKKEAEWDLITDAMSIDVTHNDKIRVKGEKGLDITTSDWHPFFVLEKIPVDKKCPICDKEVAGVRGFAGHMKYSSKCREKYNKLNKYQVVEKRADELKEGDYILQNSDNLYPEQETNLDQDLMWLIGYFIGDGCISQFKDNRGGNNLTKYKLRLFDANKQNLVKAKKIINENFNADINVIQNDKRSNKLYHLITSKQDVIDFFFNYGFSAGEKTYDVKITSEVKSELNAQNIYSLLSGLLDSDGHINKRYGNGEYYTVSENLANDLVEICSQAGIMVAQEDKPTNRENEVDGFRITIPAYQMTMLKDKLTIVNDKKYIKDDLSNRKLRQLPVVRVTATTKVDIEDNQFYDLTTKNNHNYLAGNNTMVFIHNTVLHGFLGERMPSVASTKKLVKRLADNFELPYYSITPTFSICPKHGYLAGEHEYCPKCDAEIGYQEE; the protein is encoded by the coding sequence ATGAAAATTAATTATATCAAAAAAAGAGATGATAGAAAAGTTCCATTTGAAAAGGAAAAAATTGAAACAGCAATTCTAAAAGCAATGAAAGCTGTAGATAGAGATAATAAACAAATTGCTCAAGAAGTAACTGAAGAAGTTTTATCTTATCTTAAAATAATCGCCAAAAGTAACAGCATCCCTACTGTAGAACAAATTCAAGACTTAGTAGAAAAAAGCTTGATTGAAAAAGGGGAAGCTGAAATAGCCAAATCATATATTCTTTATCGAGAACAACACGCTAGATTAAGACATACAGAAGAATTATTTAGTGATGCTATTAATGCAATTGATAGTTATTTAGATCGTAGTGATTGGAAAGTTAATGAAAATAGTAACATGGGATATTCCCTACAAGGATTAAATAATCATATCTCCTCTGAAGTAACTGCTCAATACTGGTTACAAGAAATTTATCCTCAAGAAATTAGAACAGAACATAAATCTGGTTCCTTACATATTCATGATTTAGGTAACTTAGCTGTTTATTGTTGTGGTTGGAATCTTAAAGATTTATTATTAAATGGTTTTGGAGGAGTTTCAACTAAAGTAGAAAGTAATCCTCCTAAACACTTTAGAACTGCTCTGTTACAGACTGTTAACTTCTTTTATACTTTACAAGGAGAAGCAGCAGGTGCACAAGCTCTATCTAACTTTGATACCTACTTAGCTCCTTTTATCCACTATGATGATTTAAGTTATGAAGAAGTTAAACAAGGCATGCAAGAATTTATTTATAATTTAAATGTACCTACTAGAGTTGGATTTCAAACTCCATTTACAAATATTACTATGGATTTAAATGTACCACAGATGATGAAAGATGAACCAGTAATCATTGGTGGCGAATATCAAGATGAAACTTATGGTGAATTCGAAGTAGAGTTAGATATGTTCAACAAAGCCTTTGCTGAAGTGATGCTAGAAGGGGATAAAAAAGGGAGAGTCTTCTCATTCCCAATTCCTACTTATAATATAACGGATGATTTTAATTGGGATAATGAAGTGCTAGAGCCTGTTTGGGAAATGACAGCCAAGTATGGCATCCCGTATTTCTGTTTAGATGAAGATACTAATATAATTACAAATAATGGTATTAAGAAAGTTAAAGATTTAAATATAGATACAGATAAAGTTTTAGGAGAAGACAATAAATTTTATGAAGTTACTAATTACTTTAAAAATGAACATTCTGAATATATTAAGATAGAAACAAAAAATAATAATACAATAAAATCTTCTAAAAATCACAAATTTCCAACTAATAATGGTCTTAAAAAAGCTATTGACCTATCATTAAATGATAAGTTGTATGAACACAAAACAGAATTAGTATTTGAAAATGGTTTTAAGTTATCATATAAAAACCAATCATACTTTGATATTTATGATAAAAATGATAATAAAATAACATTTGAGAATATAAACAAAGAAAATATACAAGAATTTTATTATTTAAAACCTACAGTTAGAGAAATGAAATCATTATCAGATTTTAATTATCCAAAAAATAGATATCAAACAACCTTAAAAGAAATTGATATTCCTAAAGAATTAGATACGGATATTTTTGAAATAATAGGAGAATTATTAGGAGATGGCTATTTACCTAAAAATAAAAATTCTATAAGATTAACTAGTAATGATGATGAAATTATAAATTTCTTTTCTGAAACTATAAAATATAAATTTGGACTTGATACAAAAATTTGTCAAGCTGGTAATAGCGACACATGCTTAGAGGCAAATGTTAATTCAGCAATGTTAAAATCATATTTACAACATCTTGGCTTAAAATTTGGTATAGGTAGTGAAAAAGAAATACCTTCTATTGTATATCATAGAAGTGATGCTGAAATATCAGCTTTATTAAGAGGACTATTTGATACTGATGGGTCTATTACTATAAATAATAATGGAAATCCTAATATATCTTTAGTATTAAAAAATCACAAATTATTACAACAAGTATTAGAGTTATTAATGTTTTTAGGAATTGTAGCTTCTTACAAAGATACAGATGATAAATATGGAAAAATTAATATACATGGCTCTAAAAATATTAATTTATTCAAAGAAAAAATAGGATTTAGAATAAATAGAAAAAATAATAGATTACAAAAGAATAAGAAAAAACAAACAGTTCTAGGTGATAAAATAATTACTAAAGAACAATCATTTGAAATGTTTGGAAATGATCACAGACAATATTATGATAAGGAAATGTTTAGAATAAAAGAAAATGGTAACGGTATCTACCTATTCACTGCTGAATTTAATAAATATAAAAATAAAGTAGACATATCAAATTTAAAACTTATTAACAATACTCTTAAATCTGTAGATATAACTGTAAATAGTAATAGTCATTTATTTACTTTATCTAATGGAATTATAACTCATAATTCTAATATGGTAAATTCTGATGTAAATCCCGAAGATGTAAGAAGTATGTGTTGCAGATTGCGGCTATCAAACAAAGAACTGCGTAAACGTGGTGGTGCTCTATTTGGCTCTAATCCTATGACCGGATCGATTGGGGTAGTAACAATTAATATGCCACGAATTGGTTACTTAGCAGAAGATAAAGAAGAATTTATTAAGCGAGTTTATGAACTAATGGATATAGCGCAAGAAAGTCTAGAAATTAAACGTAAAGTACTAGAAAGATTAACTGACAATGGTCTGTATCCTTATAGTAAATTTTATCTACGAGGAATTAAAGAGCGCTTTGATGAATACTGGAAAAATCACTTTAATACAATTGGACTTAATGGGATGAATGAAGCTCTACTTAACTTTATGGGCCAAGATATAGCTAGTGAAGAAGGTAGACAATTTGCCATAGAAGTCATGGAAGCAATGCGAGAAAGACTAGTCGATTACCAAGAAGAGACAGGTAATATCTATAACTTAGAAGCTACTCCAGCCGAAGGAACTTCTTATCGCTTTGCTAACTTAGATAAGCAAAAGTTTGGTGCTGATATTATCTGTGCTAATCAAGAACGAGTTAGAAATGAGGATGCTGATCCATACTATACTAACTCTACTCAGCTTCCTGTTGGTCATACAACTGATATCTTCGAGGCTTTCCAATTACAGGATCCATTACAGAAACGTTATAATGGGGGCTGTATTGAAAAAGGAAATAAAGTTTTAACTGATAAAGGTTCAATGAAAATTGAAAATATCGTTAATAACTATGAAGATCTAAAACCAATTAAGGCATTAAGCTATAACCCTGATAAAAAAGAAGCGGAATGGGATCTAATTACAGATGCAATGTCAATTGATGTGACACATAATGATAAAATTAGAGTTAAAGGGGAAAAAGGATTAGATATAACTACTAGTGATTGGCATCCATTCTTTGTTTTAGAAAAAATTCCTGTTGATAAAAAATGTCCTATTTGTGATAAGGAAGTAGCCGGAGTAAGAGGTTTTGCAGGACATATGAAATATTCATCAAAATGCAGAGAAAAATACAATAAGTTGAATAAATATCAGGTAGTAGAAAAAAGAGCTGATGAATTAAAAGAAGGGGATTATATCTTACAAAATAGTGATAATTTATATCCTGAGCAAGAAACTAACTTAGACCAAGATTTAATGTGGTTAATTGGTTACTTTATCGGTGATGGATGCATCAGTCAGTTTAAAGATAATCGAGGCGGAAATAATTTAACCAAATATAAACTTAGATTATTTGATGCTAATAAACAAAATCTTGTTAAAGCTAAAAAAATTATTAATGAAAACTTTAATGCTGATATTAATGTAATCCAGAATGATAAACGAAGTAATAAATTGTATCATCTAATAACTTCTAAACAAGATGTAATAGACTTCTTCTTTAATTATGGTTTTTCAGCTGGAGAAAAAACTTATGATGTCAAAATAACTTCTGAAGTTAAATCAGAACTTAATGCTCAAAATATTTATAGTTTATTATCAGGTTTATTAGATAGCGATGGTCATATTAATAAACGATATGGTAATGGTGAGTATTATACAGTTTCCGAGAATCTAGCAAATGATCTAGTAGAAATCTGTAGTCAAGCCGGAATCATGGTAGCCCAAGAAGATAAACCAACTAACAGAGAAAATGAAGTAGATGGTTTTAGAATTACAATTCCTGCTTATCAAATGACAATGTTAAAAGATAAATTAACAATTGTGAATGATAAAAAATATATCAAAGATGATTTATCAAACAGAAAATTAAGACAGTTACCTGTAGTAAGAGTAACTGCAACAACTAAAGTAGATATTGAAGACAATCAATTTTATGATTTAACTACTAAAAATAATCATAATTATTTAGCTGGAAACAACACTATGGTATTTATTCATAATACTGTACTCCACGGCTTCTTAGGAGAAAGAATGCCATCAGTAGCCAGTACTAAAAAGTTAGTTAAAAGATTAGCTGATAACTTTGAACTACCTTATTACTCTATCACACCTACTTTCAGTATTTGTCCAAAACATGGCTATTTAGCTGGAGAACATGAATACTGCCCTAAGTGTGATGCTGAAATAGGTTATCAGGAAGAATAA
- a CDS encoding anaerobic ribonucleoside-triphosphate reductase activating protein: protein MKVAGLQKTTLIDYPEKIASIIFTQGCNMKCPYCHNPSLIPSAKDEQDFIPLDQLWHFIDHRKELIDGIVITGGEPTLQQGLIDFIKKINSNDLKVKLDTNGSNPNLLAKLINQELLDYIAMDIKAPFAKNEPIIGKSGFEKSISKSIELIKKSTINYEFRTTVVPTLHDAKTIDKIGKLINGSKRHYIQNFRPKNTLDSELLKIKEFPPAKLKEFKSILSKYVERVFIRN from the coding sequence ATGAAAGTAGCAGGTCTACAAAAGACAACTTTAATTGATTATCCAGAAAAAATTGCTAGTATTATCTTTACCCAAGGCTGTAATATGAAGTGTCCTTATTGCCATAATCCTAGTTTAATTCCTTCTGCTAAAGATGAGCAAGACTTTATACCCTTAGATCAATTATGGCACTTTATAGACCATAGAAAAGAGTTAATTGATGGGATTGTCATTACAGGGGGAGAACCAACCTTACAACAAGGATTAATCGATTTTATAAAAAAGATTAACAGTAATGATTTAAAAGTTAAGTTAGATACCAATGGGAGTAATCCTAACTTGCTTGCTAAATTAATTAACCAAGAGTTACTTGATTATATTGCTATGGATATTAAAGCTCCTTTTGCTAAAAATGAACCAATTATAGGTAAATCAGGATTTGAAAAATCTATATCTAAAAGCATCGAATTAATAAAAAAATCAACTATAAACTATGAATTCCGTACTACTGTTGTTCCTACACTTCATGATGCTAAAACTATTGATAAAATTGGAAAGTTAATCAATGGTAGTAAACGCCATTATATCCAGAATTTTAGACCTAAAAATACTCTAGATTCTGAATTGCTTAAAATAAAAGAGTTTCCTCCTGCAAAACTAAAGGAGTTTAAAAGTATACTATCTAAATATGTTGAAAGAGTATTTATTAGAAATTAA
- the nrdD gene encoding anaerobic ribonucleoside-triphosphate reductase has translation MSSNNEERTRCQTYSRVVGFITPTENWNKGKLEEFEDRVTYDQALETASE, from the coding sequence GTGAGTAGTAATAATGAAGAAAGAACTAGATGCCAGACATACTCCCGCGTCGTCGGGTTCATTACTCCTACAGAGAACTGGAATAAAGGCAAGTTAGAAGAATTTGAGGATAGAGTTACTTATGACCAGGCATTAGAAACTGCATCCGAATAA
- a CDS encoding thioredoxin family protein gives MKITVYGPGCKNCVSLADNAKEAVEELGIDAKVEKVEDMAEIAKAGVMSTPGLAIDGKVKIKGRVPSKDEIKKLLK, from the coding sequence ATGAAAATTACTGTTTATGGGCCAGGATGCAAAAATTGTGTTAGTTTAGCTGATAATGCAAAAGAGGCTGTGGAGGAGTTAGGAATTGATGCTAAGGTAGAGAAGGTTGAGGACATGGCTGAAATTGCTAAGGCTGGGGTAATGAGTACTCCGGGATTAGCTATTGATGGTAAGGTTAAGATTAAGGGTAGAGTACCTAGTAAGGATGAGATTAAGAAATTACTTAAGTAA
- a CDS encoding permease encodes MIDWFADLVVYNWFGLSKVTRWGESVHFFVYDTIKILLLLTVMIFFISIIRSFFPPEKTKKLLSHRRKYVGNTLAALLGIVTPFCSCSSVPIFIGFIESGVPLGITFSFLITSPIVNEVALVMLYSLFGWKIGTLYLISGLVVGIVGGIIIGSLGLEDEVEEYVYQIQMDEDEVEEKTWQDRIKYAKGEVKEIVGRVWKYVIIGIAIGALIHGYAPASLLAKYAGEGNPLSVIVAVLLGIPLYSNAVGTIPIAQALINKGVGLGTALSFMMATVALSFPEMVILRKVIKPKLIGIFIAVVGTAIIGVGYLFDFVSLYFNIAL; translated from the coding sequence ATGATTGATTGGTTTGCTGATTTAGTAGTTTATAACTGGTTTGGTCTTAGTAAAGTAACACGATGGGGAGAGTCAGTTCATTTCTTTGTTTATGATACTATTAAGATTTTACTTTTATTAACTGTAATGATCTTCTTTATTTCAATTATTCGGAGTTTCTTTCCTCCTGAGAAGACTAAAAAATTGTTAAGTCACAGAAGAAAGTATGTTGGTAATACTTTAGCTGCATTATTAGGAATAGTAACACCGTTTTGTTCTTGTTCTTCAGTGCCAATTTTTATTGGTTTTATTGAATCAGGTGTTCCATTAGGCATTACTTTTTCTTTTTTAATTACGTCACCTATTGTAAACGAAGTAGCACTAGTTATGTTATATTCATTATTTGGCTGGAAGATTGGAACCTTATATTTAATTAGTGGTTTAGTAGTTGGTATCGTAGGTGGGATAATAATTGGTAGTCTAGGCTTAGAGGATGAGGTTGAAGAATATGTTTACCAAATTCAGATGGATGAAGATGAAGTAGAGGAGAAGACTTGGCAGGATAGAATTAAGTATGCTAAGGGAGAAGTAAAGGAGATTGTTGGTCGTGTCTGGAAGTATGTAATAATTGGAATTGCAATTGGAGCTTTAATTCATGGTTATGCACCAGCAAGTTTGTTAGCTAAATATGCAGGAGAAGGGAATCCGCTTTCGGTTATTGTTGCAGTTTTATTAGGTATCCCGCTTTATTCAAATGCGGTAGGAACTATTCCTATTGCTCAAGCTTTAATTAATAAAGGAGTAGGTCTAGGAACTGCTTTAAGTTTTATGATGGCTACTGTAGCATTGTCTTTTCCTGAGATGGTTATTTTAAGAAAGGTGATTAAGCCTAAGTTGATTGGTATTTTTATTGCTGTGGTGGGAACAGCTATTATAGGTGTTGGTTATTTATTTGATTTTGTAAGTCTATACTTTAATATAGCGCTTTAA
- the arsB gene encoding ACR3 family arsenite efflux transporter — MSQQIQNEEQVKEEVVDGGLGFFERYLTIWVAVCIVLGIGVGRFLPIIPEILSQFEYAQVNIPVAVLIWFMIYPMMVEIDFSSIIGAGKKPKGLGLTLVVNWLIKPFTMVFFGWLFLENIFRVFISPELANQYVAGMILLGAAPCTAMVFVWSYLTDGDANYTLVQVAVNDLVLVFAYAPLVMFLLGVTNFSVPYDTVLLSVVLYIVVPLVAGYLSRKYLIKNKGLEWFENVYLKSLDNFTIIGLLLTLIILFAFQGDIILNNPLDILLIAIPLTIQTFFIFILGYGGSKLLNLDHSVAAPASMIGASNFFELAVATAISIFGLTSGAALATVVGVLVEVPVMLTLVAIANRTRNWFNKGH; from the coding sequence ATGAGTCAACAAATACAAAATGAAGAGCAGGTGAAGGAAGAGGTAGTAGATGGAGGATTAGGTTTTTTTGAGAGGTACTTAACGATCTGGGTAGCAGTTTGTATTGTATTAGGAATCGGGGTTGGACGATTTTTACCAATAATTCCAGAGATATTAAGTCAGTTTGAATATGCTCAAGTTAATATTCCTGTAGCAGTTTTAATCTGGTTTATGATTTATCCAATGATGGTAGAAATTGATTTTAGTAGTATTATAGGAGCTGGGAAGAAGCCTAAGGGTTTGGGTTTAACATTAGTAGTAAATTGGTTGATTAAACCCTTTACCATGGTTTTCTTTGGTTGGTTATTTTTAGAGAATATTTTTAGAGTCTTTATTAGTCCAGAATTAGCAAATCAATATGTAGCAGGGATGATTTTATTAGGAGCAGCTCCTTGTACAGCAATGGTTTTCGTTTGGAGTTATTTAACAGATGGAGATGCAAATTATACTTTAGTTCAGGTAGCTGTAAATGATTTGGTCTTAGTTTTTGCGTATGCTCCTTTAGTAATGTTTTTATTAGGGGTAACTAACTTCAGTGTACCTTATGATACAGTACTATTATCTGTAGTATTATATATTGTTGTGCCCTTAGTAGCTGGTTATCTTTCTCGTAAGTATTTAATTAAAAATAAAGGTCTAGAGTGGTTTGAGAATGTCTATCTAAAGAGTTTAGATAACTTCACAATTATAGGATTATTATTAACGTTGATTATTTTATTTGCTTTCCAAGGTGATATTATTTTAAATAACCCACTTGATATCTTATTAATTGCTATTCCGTTAACGATTCAGACCTTCTTTATCTTTATCTTAGGCTATGGAGGATCTAAGTTACTTAACTTAGATCATTCTGTGGCTGCACCAGCTAGTATGATTGGAGCTAGTAACTTCTTTGAATTAGCAGTGGCAACAGCTATTTCTATCTTTGGTTTAACTTCTGGTGCTGCTTTAGCAACAGTAGTGGGAGTGCTAGTAGAAGTGCCAGTTATGTTAACTTTAGTAGCAATTGCTAATCGGACTCGAAACTGGTTTAATAAGGGTCATTAG
- a CDS encoding metallophosphoesterase family protein has translation MRLAIISDIHSNIYALEEVLEDIKGRKVTQIVCAGDLVGYNPFPNQVIERIQEEEIKTVQGNYDDAIGNNRIACGCDYKTEKAKKIGLNSIQFSSTETTEENKEFLSNLSQELKLELADYEVLLVHGSPRRLNEYLYADSEQVKEVTVELEADILLCGHTHQPYHKIINDKHVINVGSIGKPKHGNPNAVYTILEIKNKQVKTEFIEVPYPVDKVTAKIKETDLADESIELLEQGIG, from the coding sequence ATGAGGTTAGCTATAATTTCTGATATTCATAGTAATATTTATGCTTTAGAAGAAGTTTTAGAGGATATTAAGGGTAGGAAGGTAACCCAGATTGTTTGTGCAGGTGATTTAGTAGGTTATAATCCTTTTCCTAATCAAGTAATTGAGAGGATACAAGAAGAAGAGATTAAAACAGTCCAAGGTAATTATGATGATGCTATTGGAAATAATCGAATTGCTTGTGGTTGTGATTATAAAACAGAAAAAGCTAAGAAGATAGGCTTAAACTCTATTCAATTTAGTAGCACGGAGACTACAGAGGAGAATAAAGAATTTCTGAGTAATCTATCGCAAGAGTTGAAGTTAGAGCTAGCAGATTATGAAGTGTTATTAGTTCATGGTAGTCCACGTAGATTAAATGAATACCTTTATGCTGATAGTGAACAGGTGAAAGAAGTAACAGTAGAGTTAGAAGCGGATATTTTACTGTGTGGTCATACTCATCAGCCTTATCATAAAATAATTAATGATAAACACGTGATTAATGTAGGAAGTATTGGCAAACCTAAGCATGGTAATCCTAATGCAGTCTATACTATTTTGGAGATTAAAAATAAGCAGGTCAAGACTGAATTTATTGAAGTACCTTATCCAGTAGATAAAGTAACAGCTAAAATAAAAGAGACTGATTTGGCAGATGAATCGATTGAGTTATTAGAACAAGGAATTGGATAA
- a CDS encoding ArsR/SmtB family transcription factor, protein MKEKIEDTVPLLKALADERRLQIINLLSCGKMCVCDLTDNLEISQPNMSHHLKVLKNAGLIKATKRGKWVDYELDNERIKELQKNLDFMVTKQPHQPDLEKSNC, encoded by the coding sequence ATGAAAGAAAAAATAGAAGATACTGTCCCTCTACTAAAGGCTCTAGCAGATGAACGAAGGCTACAGATTATTAATTTATTATCTTGTGGTAAGATGTGTGTTTGTGATTTAACAGATAATTTAGAGATAAGTCAGCCTAATATGTCGCATCATCTTAAAGTTTTAAAGAATGCTGGATTAATTAAGGCTACTAAACGAGGAAAATGGGTTGATTATGAATTAGATAATGAAAGAATAAAAGAGTTGCAAAAAAATTTAGATTTTATGGTTACTAAACAACCACACCAACCTGATCTTGAAAAATCAAACTGTTAA
- the treR gene encoding trehalose operon repressor, which yields MKNKYLKIYNEIVKQIENGELEPNVKLPSENNLADKYGASRGTIRKALNLLSQNGYIQKIKGKGSIVLDVKKFDFPISGIVTFKELSKKMGQASDTTVHQLDLMKPDNFLKNQLSVTEDDQIWKVVRAREIGQDKIILDKDFFNQEFVPSLTKEICEGSIYEYLEDELGLEISFAKKVISVEEATREDKEYLDLNGYNVVAVVKNYVHLNDASLFQYTESRHRPDKFRFIDFSRRGV from the coding sequence ATGAAGAATAAGTATTTGAAAATTTATAATGAGATTGTCAAACAAATAGAAAATGGTGAACTAGAGCCTAATGTAAAACTACCTTCTGAGAATAATTTGGCTGATAAATATGGTGCATCTAGGGGTACAATTAGAAAGGCACTAAATTTATTATCACAAAATGGTTATATCCAAAAGATAAAGGGCAAAGGTTCGATTGTTTTAGATGTAAAGAAGTTTGATTTTCCTATTTCGGGTATAGTAACCTTTAAAGAACTTTCCAAAAAAATGGGCCAAGCATCAGATACTACTGTTCATCAGTTAGATTTAATGAAACCAGATAATTTTCTAAAGAATCAATTAAGTGTAACAGAGGATGATCAAATTTGGAAGGTCGTAAGAGCTAGAGAAATAGGCCAAGACAAAATAATCTTAGATAAAGACTTTTTTAATCAAGAATTTGTTCCTTCTTTAACCAAAGAGATTTGTGAAGGATCAATTTATGAGTATCTTGAGGATGAACTAGGACTTGAAATTAGCTTCGCTAAAAAAGTAATCTCCGTAGAGGAAGCTACCAGAGAAGATAAAGAGTATTTAGATCTAAATGGTTATAATGTTGTAGCTGTTGTAAAGAATTATGTTCATCTAAATGATGCTAGTTTATTTCAATATACAGAGTCTAGACATAGACCGGATAAATTTAGGTTTATAGATTTTTCTAGACGTGGTGTTTAA